The Pseudopipra pipra isolate bDixPip1 chromosome 4, bDixPip1.hap1, whole genome shotgun sequence DNA segment GCAAAGGCaactgctgggaagggaaggctccCTCAGCATGGCCAAGCCTGCCAcaaggctctgcagagccctgcagggcagggagagctggggctgctgctctggtcCTGCATAACCTTCCCAGCCCCTATGGGGTCCTGAGAAATGACAGGTGGGAGAGAAGCTTCTGTGGGTTTCCTTGTGCCGAGACATGAGGAAACTCTACGTTTCTAACTGCTAAGAATTAACTATCATTGCTGCCCTGTAAGAATAATAAAACGCTACAATTTGTTAGCTGAACAGTTGTAGgtgttcatattttaaaaacaccatTGAGAATTCGTTTCATGTCATtagccagaaaaaaagaactgcaaattaaatttattagAAGTGTTATTTACATGTAAGGATTGATGTTATCCAGGGTGTGGTTCACCAGCTGGTGGTGATTAACATCATCACTGGCAGCAGTCAGACATGTTATGAAAAGGGTTTTCTCTTGGGCTTGTGCCCTGCTGGTAAAGTAATGCTGTTTCAGTGATGTAGCTTCATACTCTGAAACCAATTTATGTTGGATCATTTTTGCTACTGCTTGGCTCCTTTACACTCAAACCATCAAATATCTTGAGAAGCTTTTGAcacatattttcatttatttcatcaacgttttaaatattgatttgattcaaattgttaaaaaaattgttaaagGTTTGCTAGTTTCTGACCTTCTCTTCCTTGAGGCAGGAGTTCAGATTTATCAGATACTGGTTTCTGTTACATTTACTGTGATCTAGGATTCttgatcaatttttttttttattttatattttgtagaTGTAACAGCATCTAGAAAATGTCCAATATAGAACTGGTTGCACAAACGTATTGAATGTTGCAAGCATTAAATAGGTATAGTATAAAATGCACCATTGAAGTAAAATACTATGGAAAGATTTTATGTTGGACCTAGATATACAGAAAAACACAAGAcgacaaaatattaaaaatatttcctggcAAAAAAATGGTCAGAGCTTATCTTCTGGGTTACATACATTCCAACTCCATTTCATTAGTCCTTTTTGCTGTGTGGTTTTGAAGTTATTTGTCTAGTTATGATGatgatttttattatgttttttaatACCTTGTTCTTCATAATCCTGCTATGGGAAAGGATTTGCATTCTATGAAGTGGGCAAATCTGATTGTGGCTTAAATCAGGCAATCATACACTAAACACTAATTTGGAGGCCAAAGTGCCTGTCTATCACTTGTGTTTCTTCTGTAGTTACCTTGGAGGAGTATTCCTAGttatgtggatttttttgatAGCCTGGCTGTACCTAAGTCAAAATTCTGCTTTGGTGAAGGATTGAAAACTTGCAGTAAGACTGAGTGTAAGACGCTTTTGTGTAAGTAAACCCTGAGGAATAACACTATAGCAAAATCTTCATTTGGGTTTTTCCTACTACAGACCCATTAGTGACCATCTAACTCATTTATGGAGCttctcctttaattttttcccagtgGATTGTATCAATTACTTTTCAatcaaagaaagagaaaacattattcttaattcttatatttttatatgtggATAAAGTCAGTTTGTGAGTATATTTGAAATATCATTTGGAGATGAAATAACCACCTTCTTAGAGGTAGAAagttacagaaaataattttccaccTATTGTAACTATTTACAGTGGAGCAGTTCAACATCAGGATATCGGAGATTTGCAGAAGGAATAAATTATTCAGATGTGAAATCTCTTCTTTATCTTAGCAATAAGGCTCTAGAAGTTTGCAAGGCCAGAGTGCTGCATTAGTAGTGCATGTTGGTAGCAGTACCCTTGCCTGCAGTCTGCTAAGCCAATGCAATAGGAGTGTTGGAGGAACTGTCGTGAGCTGCTGCCACTTCCTTTCCACTTCAAATCCTGCCAAGCCTTGCTTCCTTCCTCATGCCAGAGAAACTGGCAGAGATCAGAGTCTTCTTGCAAACCCACTGTTTTTAACTTCCATGTGAGAGATAGCATGATTCTATTTACTCTCTTTGTGAATTCCACAAGTATTTTTTCATCTAAAttgcaaagcaatttttttacCTTTGTGAAATTCCTTGAGGCATGTGTAGTATTTGATCTTCATTAGAATTGGTTGCATTATACTCATGCTAAATTCTGTACAAGAGCCTTGTTCAATAAAAATGAGGCAGCTGTCAGTTGAAAAGGCCAGTGCAGTACTCATGGGCACGGTAATAATCCAATGAAAATCCTGGATGTTTCCTCAGGTAAAATTTTTGTAATGTACTTTTTGTTCGATTTATGCTGCATTATTATGGAATTATGTATATCACCAAATATTTATGTTATTCAAATTTATatagttatttatttatggaGGCTTTTCAAATAAGTCATTATTTCAGGGCCAAAAATACCATACTTTTTGATTAGCAATccattttaaaatctgctttacTACTTCCAATTCATATTTGAGGCCTCCCAAATGTTGCTATTCTACCATTCCAACAGCAGCTTTGTTAAAATAAAGAGTCTTTTAATGTGATAATTTCAGTAGAAATGCAGTCTTATGAAAAGCATGCAGTTCCTTTATCTTAACCGTTGAATTAAAATTACCACAGAAGTCCAGTGTTATAAACATGGTGTATTATGTTAAcacattaatattaataattgatttaaaacaaaacgGTCTTCTGATTCTAGGTATGCTTTTACACATTTATTCACAGTGTCAATACCTTATTCTTAGTAGTTCTTGCTGTTTTCAGTTCTTAAGtgaaaaatgacaaataaaaattcatGGTAGAGAATGGTCCATGGAGGTGTTGCAGCCTTAAAGTAATGGATCCCTTTTGTTCCACCTTCAGTACATCCAAAGCAAAAAtgactggttttaatttttaaaaaggcacaCAAGAATCATTTGTTGATTTAATTTTGCTTCATACTATTAAAACAGGGTTCAAGTAAAGATACTGAATGGAATGATATATTGAAAGATTTTGGAATTCTTCCtccaaaagaaaaactgaaagatgAAATTGAAGAAATGGTTTTACACTCACAGAAAGAAGCACAGGGcaagtaaaattaaatatacatgCCAGTAGTATAACAAATTTTGAAAAGTGGGAATATtttcaataataatttttataactTGAATATTGTACAAtaattatgttttaatttttattattttcacttttttttttaaaggattctGAATTAAACATACAACACAGTGACAGTTTACACAGAACAAAAAAGCTAACTCCATCAAAACATTTCCTCTGTTTAGATTCTACCTGTACTTACTGTTTTTGAGTTTTTGAAATGACCAAAACAGTTCTAGTGCTAACACTCTGTATCTAGTGCTGTATTCTCACAGGAAGATAATAATTCACAGTTATGTGGAAGTTGTAAACTTAAACTATCTTGTATTGTTGCTAGAGTATAATAATATTGTGCATGtattatttaacttttttttttttgaaaagccaCTTTGCAGTGGCTTTCAGTTAGTAAAATTAAGAGCTGCTTTTAGCTCAACAGATTTCAGTAaggtattttccttttctaccTTGCAAGTATTTTTATAGATGAAGACTGCCATCTACTGtttttacatttcagttttcatgaattattttaaaattggtAAATATTAGTATATATACTGTAATTCCTCCCTAAACTAATCTCTTTTTCAGGATCATACAAACAATTAGTACctgctttaatattttctggCTTTTTCTCAAATGATAAATGCTTGTGCAACTTATTACTCAAGTTTCCCAAATCTGATACTGATTaattaagaaaatgtattttaatgtcATATTTTTGAATAAAGATTGGCATAGAAAACTTTCTAAGGTGTGAAATTGTGTTAGAAGACCTTAAGCTAAAGGGTTGttcaatttttaaagtaattgaGATGCACtggatattattttaaaatgcactttaaaTGTTCCAAATATgcttatttttagttttagtttttaattagGCAACAAGACTTGCAAGAATGGAAATGCCTCAGAGGAGGCAAAAGTAGGGGGAACTAAGAGAAAGCTGTAGAAAGCAGTATGTAAATGAAGTTACAAATGCTCCAGGGGATGTTTGGGTTATAATTCATCTTTATCGGTCAAGGTAATTACATTCTTGCACAAAATGTTGAATACTTCAATACAAAGAATTGAACTGgtaattaaaaagcaatatcaggaaaaattaaatacgAGTCTTATGAAATAGCATTTGGTTGGAGGCAATGGAATTAGAGAGCACCTGACCTCCTTGATTTGCTAATTCACTTAGTGTGAATTAATCACTTCATTTTTGTTcaattatatgaaaaaaatattttgctgtgtaCATTTACCACCATGTATGTAACCTCACTGAATCTCTGAATTTCACTGAGAAAGTGGTGTCCACTCTTTGTAGATTCTTTTCCTAGCAGGAGTACTCTAATAGgacttttctttcccctttatTTCCCCTTTGACTCCAACAAATCAAAAACCCTTCAGAAAAAGTTTCAGTTATGAAAACTGAGGAAAGCTAGAGGACTTGTTAGTTTATCATCTTCCCAGTGAATTCTGTAGAGGTAGCAGAAGTTGTGATAGGATCCAGCAGAAATGTCAAAGGACTTCCATGATCAGTTCCATATATGTTAGCAACTCTATTAGATGTTTTTGAAAAGCACTGAGAATTACTATGGaacatttaataattttttaggCTCAGGccaaatttcattaaaattacagcAATTTAAATTCACAgatctgaagaaagaaaatagcagCCTTTCTTGATTTTCATTGGATTTGTATAATGGAAAACCAATTCTGCAATTTACCATTGCATAAATACGAGTCTGTGAGGAAACTGGTAATTCCTTGGGAATGAATATGAGTATCCCCAAAGTCTCTCATGGCTTGTAACAAAACTGCGTCGCCCGCCTTTGGCCCCCAGGGTCCATAGGCCACATTGGCTGCAACAAAGATCCTAATTGCTAAAAGGTTAATGGGCTGAAGGGGAACAAGAAAAAGGGGGGTTTCTGTGTCTGGGTTTTTGGtggagtttttgttttttttttgattggtttcttttttttttttttttaaactgaggtTTATATAGTGATTGTATTGCAAATAGTAGCTATGGAAGTAATGAAGGGGTTTTTGGTGATAATATGACTATACAAAGGTTTCCTTGATGTTACTTAGGTTTTACTAGAATAaagaattaatgaaatgttAAACTGAAAGCTAGTCTAAATAAGTTAAAGTAAAATGTATGTTACAGGTtcaaaaatctcatttaaaCTCTACAATAAATGAACAGAATGAGCTTTAAAATCTCAGTGGAGAACAAAACTGAGGCACAGTGCTTGAAATGTCTGGTAGCTTTCATAGACTGTGCCTCCCATGTAATTTTACTTGGATAGCTCTTTGAATCACAACGATCTTAGAAGAAGCTAAATAAAATTTGTGGTGCAATTCTTATAACAAAttgttataggttataaatctgagagaggaatttttctctccctgcttccctgtaagagaaacagagttcaaatagggaagggggaagggaatcaattagccttacaaaagaaATGGCTGGCCAGACTGCATTCCTGGCTAATGGCCCATCGAATGCTGGAGTGAGGGGGGGAAGGTTTTGGAGATTTGGGGAGCTGGCCGCCTGGACAGAGGGGAGCGCAGACTGTGGAGTTCGCTCTTGGGGATGGAGAAAGGGATCTGCATGCAGGCATTTGGAGAGAAGGGCaggaagtttttctttttggcttttcGTCCTGGTGAGGCCGGACCACCGGACTCGGTCGGCTCGCACACTGCCTCGTGACTCCAGCCGGGACCTACTGGGTTTTCATCGGAGAGGTCTGTGCttgctgggagagaagggaagagccTTGGAACACCGTCATCTGGGAACAACAagaactgcaggccctgcaccttcagcgatccaacagcgctccctgcaggccacgattaggactgcactaaaggacagagaagtattcattcagacttttttttctaggaCTACTGTCTaggttttttgtgttctgttaccgtttttgccaacatacatatatcttttaataaagggttgttatttcttctgtttttttccacacttcctagattaaagccccttaattttgaatttacaattgctgagagagagaagtttgatctatctcataactcaccctctttagcaaacattccagtctcctcagactgAGACACAAATTAAAATAGGAAGAGACTATAGTATTCTTTAAAGAATTCTTTAGTTACTTTACAAATCATTTATACCAGAAGTGTCATcatactttcttcttttctagCATCCCAGTGTGTTTACTGGTTAATGAACACCACAACCTGCTAGCCTGGAAGTTTCCAGAAGTCAGGTTTCTCAAAGCCATTGTAAACTTCTGCATTCAGAATTACATGATATATACAGTACTTGTATATAAACTAGTGAAATAAAAGGCAGGTTCATTGGAGTAGTTGAATGTAGAAGGTAAGAGAAGTACTTTTAAATAACTCACGATATGGAAAATTTTATTATGTTTGTGATCATTACATCTAAAGGCCACTGCTTAAAGAGTGAACAGgtttttgattgtttttgtaggggaaaaaagtctACAAAAAGCAAAGAACTAATTTATGTAATTCTGTGGTAAGAGTATTGCCTAAGCATGGGTGTTCTGCAATGTCACAGTTAGATGTTTTACCGAGATAAGGTTGGGTTGGCTctattttttattgttgttgagATGTGTCTTGCTCtttatttaaagtaatttttctcttaAGTGAGAATTACCTGCAACTATCAGAATAAACTGTAACTTGTTTTTACAAGAGTTCAATTGAAAATTAGCAGAAGTTGGAGCAACAAAAACTAagaacaaaacccccaaaaggACATTATGAATATGATACTGCCAGTGTGAAGCACTTCTGCTCATGAAGACACCAATACAAAAACCAGTGATGTGATGAAACTGCTTGAGAGCCTTTTAATGCTTTAAACAGATCATCTGTTTGGCATAAGTTAGTTCACATACAGTTTTTTACTCCTGTGGTAAGCCTGAAACTATTAAAaacaggggaggggaaaaagaaaaaacttctgGTTCGATTGtgtattttttggttttgatttgtgGAAGAAAACTGTAGTAAATGAAAGCCACACTTACCTTTAAATTCCTACAGATGGCTGTCATTGACATCGAGAGTCTGGATTCTCCATTTCATAAACGGAAAAGGGAGGGCATTAGCTCTAATCCAtactttcctcttccttttatcCAGTGTGGGTGCAAGATATTCCTTTAATTTTCAGTGACATTACTGTAGTAGAACTCTGCTCTGCAAAGCACCTTCTCAGTTCCCCCACTGAAAAGCGGGACCCAAAGACAATGATGCTTATAGACATATATAATCAGGATTTGGCTGTGAATCCATTGACTAACACTTCCATTTGTCTGATAAGAGTTCAAGAATTTTCTCTAGGGTTGTAGATAATTGTCCCACTATTTTAGAACACTGACAGTTGaatcagtttttctttccttacaaACATAACTGTATCTTTTACAAAGTAGTTTACAGTACCACTGCAGAGAGGCAAAACTACGTGAGTGAATTAAGAGGCCTTCCTCCTgattcagcatttttatttcttatgagTAGTGAATCAAATTGTATAgtattaatgttatttttccagtgactcatcatacaaaaaaaaatatcccagtGTGCTTATGAAGATTTAGTTATATGCAACTGACATGGTTTATAGCactgaaatgcagaaagaaaaatgaaaaagaatagtTCCCTTAACACACGGCACACGGATACATAAGAAGAACAATAAAGTGAATTGatgactggttttttttccatgcagtgAGATATAGCTCTGCTATTGGTAGATATCTAGTGGCAGATACCACTTCTGggaacttttattttgcagattCAAAGAGGCAACTAGTAGATAAATTTCAGAGACAATGGCTTATCTGCCATTATCTGCCCTTTAAACTACAGAGCTAGTTAGCAGTTTTAAATGTACATAGGTCACCAGGGGCTTTAGATGTGATTCCACAGTCATTTCAAGTACCAATGTTGGCTGCTGCAAAAGGAGTACTGCCTCATCTTATCAGTGACCTCCTGGCCACTACTGTGGCTGCTGTGAGGGACAACTCGCAGCAATTCACAAGTGCCAGTGCTGTCACGCTGGAAGTAAGATATGGTAGGAAAGCGCCAAACCTCCCCTTTGGTGACCCTGACTTTGTAACTTCATCCAAGTAGTGACAATGTGATCGTGGTTACGTGTAGCACTaaatctgatgagaaacttgtttaaacatgtcttaaactggctctttgtggtccctttgcgaacacgtgtttcttcttcccaacaccccccacagcaactgttatctcccatgcaggaatgtcctgggaaaggtgtcctgaggtgtcccattggtccttgttaaccccttcctgtgattgggtgttcctgtaagccccttgaaacttctaattggttaacctgtgattctccctaaccctataaatgtgacatccccaacaataaactctctcttgcctcctctccacgcccaGTGTGCTCGGGGCCTGAGaaaccctgtcgctggagttccctttccccgtcctctcaagacgtcggaatggttcttcagatggagaaggaactaGAACTGGGCACCCCCACGttgtgggtggggaaagggatccagagtTACGGCCATCAGGTGTgacaaagcaagagaaaaaccCAAGAGAATCTGCAGGTTAAAACCAGACGTTTCTGGTGCTAGGTCAGTTATACCATTTGGAAGTAAAGGCTCTAGGAATGAACGTGTCAACCTTGCTTTTACAAGGATTATGTGGATTGTGACAGGCTTTCAAGTCAACATCCACTGATTTTAGTATTCTGGTGCGACGTGAAATTTAGTTTCAAAATCAGCCTCCTCAAATAGATCCTCTTTTGAATAGGCCAGTGCAGATCAAAAACAAGTGCTCTGAGCAGGTGCTTGCTCTACAGTTCTGAGGTACATCACACACAAGATGGCAATGGCACTTCTGTAGGAAACACGGCTATAGTTAATGGAAGTGCACTTCTGGCTCAATCCAGTTCCATCACTCAATAATTCACAAAATATCTGCTGCTCTTAATTTGGCACTGTTTAAAAGCTACATTGGCTCTCTCATAACCTTGTGAGTGAAACAAAACTATAATTACACACCAGAGCAAACTTACATTGATGAAAAGAGCAGAGTAATAGTATTTCAACAAGAATAGTTTCATAAAACCACTACAGCATCTCTAACCAGTCAGCATCCTCTAACATATTTTCAAAAGAGAagtagcattaaaaaaattaccttgCATAAGTCATAATTTTTGGCAGTAAATGCAAATGTCTGTCATCTCCACAGCTGTGCTGTCTGTTTTAATCTTGTCACAGAGTAATTCGCTACTGCAACACTGGAGTAGGAAAGTGTTATGTTCCTATACATGCCAGATGTGAAGCAAGACAGGATAGAATTtctactttgtttttctgaagaattACTACTGGTTACTAAAGATCTTTTGGCAAATTTGATAGATACAGCTTGATGCTATTTTTAGCTTCCTGGTTTCTTTGCCATATTCTAGTTCCGGTAATTATGCATTTTTGTTGGAAATATTCCTGCATTTTCTTCTATATGTTCCATTCCTGCTACACCCTATTATCTCTGCTACATTTCATCATAGAAGCATTATCCTTTTAATGAGTAATGGTATTATTAGATTTGTTTATATCACATTTTCCTTTATTGAAAGCTAGAAATGGAGTATTATGAATCACTAACAAAAATGAGTGTTGTTACTAATGCTTTTTAGAACTCTTCCAGCAGAAAAGCTGAGCTCATGGTTAGCTCTTTGGCAGCATTACTGCTAAAGAGGCTCCTGCCCTGCAAATACCTTTGCACAAGGCTGATTATTAGGTGAACCAAACGGGGAAACTGATCTACCTGGAAGGTAACCCAGAAAGGAAAATCCATGAGATTTTGCAGCCAAGTTCCTTATTTCATTCCAGACACAAACACGAATTAAGCTTCTAGAGATACACATTTGTAATTACACTTTTAGATATGTTGCTATCCAGGTGATCGACTTACAAATAAAATCCTCGTAACTGaagagagaaaactgggattATTTAAATATTACCGCTGAGCGACgttttattttacagaataCAATTCCCTGCAATGTTCTGCTGCACGCAAGACAGTTTTATGTTAACATAACTGCGGCACATTTATTGAATGGCATTAGAAGCCTTGTACACGGACAAAAGGACTGAGACGGTCATGTCTGTTCTCTGCCTCTCCGTTTAGTTACACCACTTTATGCACACTCATAAAAGAAATCACGGACTACCGCCGGGAGGGGTTCCTTGAACCCCTAAATAACTCGGGAAGCACGTCTGTTCCCAGAGAGCATCCGGGACGCCGGGTGTTTCCCTGTGGGAAGGCGCGTGTGCCCGCGTTCCGCGCCGGGTTCACCGTGTCGCTGGGAAAGCGCCTGCGGAGACTCGGCTGCGGGCTCTACGACCGCCTGAAGACCAGCCCTCGCAGTAGCGTCGCCGCTCTCCTGGTCGCAGCCCGGCGAGCCCTGACGCTCGGAGCCGGCGGGTCAGCGCTGCCGGCTCTGTCCGTGCCGGGCGGTGTCGGCAGACGCCATTTCCCGGCGCGCGGGGTGAGCTGAGGAGAGGTGAGCCCAGGTCAGGGAGGCGCGCGCCCAGTGCGCCTGCGCAGAGCCAACTCCCCCCTCGCTAACGCGTGGCGCGGCGCGCGCAGAGCGGGGCTCGCCTCCCTGGTGACCTGCGTGTGCGCAGGcgcggcggcagcagcggcgaCGACGGCCCCGCGCGAGGCCCGGGGTGCCGCGGGTTGCAGTGCGCCCCGGCGCACGCGCGGTGGCGCGAGGTGCCGCGGCGGCCGGCGGCGGTGGGTGCTCGGCGGCGCAGGCGCAGTGGCGGCGTGGGGACTCCCGGGCCCGGGTGCTGCTGGTGCCGCCGccggagcagcagcagcaggagaaggagaaggaggaggaagaggaggaggaggcggcggcggctcaGTCAGGCAGTGCTGGCGGGCACGGGGCTGTGCGCGGGGAGCGGCGCTCGCCGGGACAGCTTGGGCGGGCAGCGGCAGCGCGGGGACAGGTGAGCAGCTAGCGCGTCTCTGGGCGgtgcgggcggcggcgccgggcccCGGCGTGCGGCGGCGAGGGGAAGGCGGGGGGACGGCTCGGAGGGGAGCGATGGAAGTTTGACAGCACCGGCGGGTTCCCCACCGCGCTCCGGCGGGGCGGGAGGGCAGCGGCTGCCCTTGGGCGGGCACGGCCGCAGCCGGGGGCGGAGGGCGCTCGCGGGGCACCCGCTAGGCCCGGTGACCCACTTTGCTCCTGTCACAACTCCGGGCGCGGCGGGAGCGCTGTCCGTCTGGCCCCGCGCCCGCGGACCGGGAAGGGCGGGCGCGGGGCTCCCCCGCATCCCCGGGCCGGGCCAGGCCGAGCGGAGCCGAGGGCGCCGCCTCCCCTCGCGGCCCGTccgccgccgctccgctccGCGGGGCGACTCGTCCCGCGGGGGCCGAGGGGagccgcccgccccgccgccccacGCCCGGGGAAGGTTTGCGGGGGGTGGTCCCCCGGAACGCGGTGCGGGTGTTTGCACGGCCGTCGGGCTGCGGTCGGTGCCCGCCTGGCCCCGGGCCCTCCCCGGGCGGGACAGCGCTGCGGGGCCGCGGGCTCCGGGCGGCGGCAGGAGCGAGCCCCGCGCTCGCCCTGCGGCAGGTGGGCTGGAGCTGCGGGCGCGTACGCACTttgtaggcttttttttttttttttttttaattttcgGGTAACTTTATTGCGGTGCCTGCAGCGTGTTCGGGCTCCGAAACCTGAGGGCTTCTCGGTAGCGTCCGGTCCTCGCCCGACTTATTGCGGCCTTAAAGTCAGTGTGTCAAATACTCCAGTGCGTGCAGGTGTGAAATAGGACCAGCGAGGAAATCCGTGGTACCtaaattttgtgtttgtgttaaGGTGGATCCCCATTTCTGGTTGGTTTCACTTTCAAATTCCTGCTACTTTAGGCCTcgatatattttttttttttttccgtgaGGAGGAGTGCTTGTGAACTAATCAAAGAGA contains these protein-coding regions:
- the PDCL2 gene encoding LOW QUALITY PROTEIN: phosducin-like protein 2 (The sequence of the model RefSeq protein was modified relative to this genomic sequence to represent the inferred CDS: inserted 3 bases in 3 codons; substituted 3 bases at 3 genomic stop codons); amino-acid sequence: ILLKQGSSKDTEWNDILKDFGILPPKEKLKDEIEEMVLHSQKEAQGKQQDLQEWKCXQRRQKXGELRESCRKQYVNEVTNAPGDVWVIIHLYRSSIPVCLLVNEHHNLLAWKFPEVRFLKAIVNFCIQNYMIYTVLVYKXSEIKGRFIGVVECRRINCNLFLQEFNXKLAEVGATKTXEQNPQKDIMNMILPVXSTSAHEDTNTKTSDVMKLLESLLML